A section of the Rhizobium sp. BT03 genome encodes:
- a CDS encoding alpha-N-arabinofuranosidase, whose protein sequence is MKTNVVAHRDFRIATIDARLYSSFLEHLGRAIYGGIYEPGHPTADEDGFRRDVLDLVRDLDTPYCRYPGGNFVSAYNWEDGVGPRSERPVRLDLAWRTREANQIGVNEFVDWCNKANTKPMLAVNLGSRGLDAARNFLEYCNHPGGTYYSDLRRKHGWADPHDVKLWCLGNEMDGPWQVGHKSAYEYGRLADETAKAMRGFDKSLELVVCGSSNSDMKTYPDWEAQVLEQCYDSADHISLHMYFANREKNTLNYLARATKLDRYITTIGGVIDYIKAKKRSKKTIGISFDEWNVWYHSNQQDKEILARDEWPDAPHLLEDVYNFEDVLQVGGILNTFIRRSDRVRIACIAQLVNVIAPIMTDDGGAAWRQTIYYPFYYASRYGRGAALQLVVDGPTYDSDEENDVPYLDVSAVHSEDGKTLTFFAVNRHPNTALDLDVRLEGFGSARVIEQVEMTHSDLEAVNTAQRQDTVAPVNVDSAKIEDSRLRAALKPLSYNVIRLSV, encoded by the coding sequence TTGAAGACGAATGTCGTTGCCCACCGCGATTTCCGCATCGCGACCATTGACGCCAGGCTCTACAGCTCGTTTCTCGAGCATCTCGGCAGAGCGATCTACGGCGGCATCTACGAGCCCGGACATCCGACAGCCGATGAGGACGGCTTCCGCCGCGACGTGCTCGATCTCGTCCGTGATCTCGACACGCCCTATTGCCGCTATCCCGGCGGCAACTTCGTCTCGGCCTATAATTGGGAAGATGGCGTCGGCCCGCGTTCGGAGCGGCCTGTTCGTCTCGACCTTGCCTGGCGCACCCGCGAAGCCAATCAGATCGGCGTCAACGAATTCGTCGACTGGTGCAATAAGGCCAATACCAAGCCGATGCTCGCCGTCAATCTCGGATCGCGCGGCCTGGATGCCGCCCGCAATTTCCTCGAATATTGCAATCATCCCGGCGGCACCTATTACTCCGATCTGCGCCGCAAGCACGGCTGGGCCGATCCGCACGATGTCAAATTGTGGTGCCTCGGCAATGAGATGGACGGACCCTGGCAGGTCGGCCACAAATCGGCCTATGAATATGGCCGGCTGGCGGACGAGACGGCCAAGGCTATGCGCGGCTTCGACAAGTCGCTGGAACTCGTGGTCTGCGGCTCGTCCAATTCCGATATGAAGACCTATCCCGATTGGGAGGCTCAGGTCCTCGAGCAGTGTTATGACAGCGCCGACCATATTTCGCTGCATATGTATTTTGCCAACCGCGAGAAGAATACGCTGAACTATCTCGCCCGGGCGACGAAGCTCGACCGCTACATCACCACGATCGGCGGCGTGATCGACTACATCAAGGCGAAAAAGCGCTCGAAGAAGACGATCGGCATTTCCTTCGACGAATGGAACGTCTGGTACCATTCCAACCAGCAGGACAAGGAGATCCTGGCGCGCGACGAGTGGCCGGATGCGCCGCATCTGCTCGAGGACGTCTATAATTTCGAGGACGTGCTGCAGGTCGGCGGCATCCTGAACACCTTCATCCGCCGTTCCGACCGGGTGCGCATCGCCTGCATCGCCCAGCTCGTCAACGTCATTGCCCCTATTATGACCGACGATGGCGGGGCCGCCTGGCGCCAGACGATTTATTATCCCTTCTATTACGCCTCCCGCTATGGCCGCGGCGCAGCACTGCAGCTGGTCGTCGATGGCCCGACCTATGACAGCGACGAGGAGAACGACGTTCCCTATCTCGACGTCTCGGCGGTCCATTCCGAGGATGGCAAGACGCTGACCTTCTTTGCCGTCAACCGCCACCCGAACACGGCGCTCGATCTCGATGTGCGCCTGGAAGGTTTTGGATCCGCCCGGGTGATCGAGCAGGTGGAAATGACCCACAGCGATCTCGAAGCCGTCAACACGGCTCAGCGGCAGGACACGGTCGCGCCGGTCAATGTCGACAGCGCCAAGATCGAGGATAGCAGGTTGCGGGCGGCGCTGAAGCCGCTGTCCTACAACGTCATTCGGCTGTCGGTGTGA
- a CDS encoding transcriptional regulator has translation MERSFLTIAAGENNEAIRALSAPARVEMLKLLCAKGPMNINDIAQALSLPQSTVATGIQILEEAGLVESRLAKARKGNQKICSAVYSEILISFEESAAQRANNIIEVEMPVGLYTSCDVHAPCGLCSSESVIGPLDVPDYFLDPQRMQAGLVWFGRGYVEYKFPNNAKVLNKDIRAIEFSLELSSEVPGTNPDWPSDITLWVNGMAIGTWTSPGDYGDKRGAFTPAWWKLEGSQYGMMKTWRISTRGTFIDGLAASNVTLGDLALGQHSSIRLRVGIAENAGHTGGVNIFGRGFGNHGRDIIMRLHV, from the coding sequence ATGGAACGTTCGTTTTTGACGATCGCCGCCGGCGAGAATAACGAGGCGATCCGGGCGCTTTCGGCGCCGGCGCGGGTCGAGATGCTCAAGCTGCTCTGCGCCAAAGGGCCGATGAATATCAACGATATCGCCCAGGCACTTTCTCTGCCGCAATCGACTGTCGCGACCGGCATCCAGATCCTGGAAGAGGCCGGGCTCGTCGAATCCCGGCTGGCGAAGGCGCGGAAGGGGAACCAGAAGATCTGCTCGGCGGTCTATAGCGAAATCCTGATCAGCTTCGAGGAAAGTGCCGCCCAGCGGGCCAATAATATCATCGAAGTCGAGATGCCGGTGGGCTTGTACACCAGCTGCGACGTGCATGCGCCATGCGGCCTCTGCTCCAGCGAAAGCGTCATCGGCCCGCTCGACGTGCCCGATTATTTCCTTGATCCGCAGCGTATGCAGGCCGGGCTCGTCTGGTTTGGAAGGGGCTATGTCGAGTATAAATTCCCCAACAATGCCAAGGTGTTAAACAAGGATATCCGCGCCATCGAATTCTCCTTGGAGCTATCGTCGGAAGTCCCGGGCACCAATCCGGACTGGCCTTCGGATATCACGCTGTGGGTCAACGGTATGGCGATCGGCACCTGGACCTCTCCAGGCGACTATGGCGATAAACGCGGCGCCTTCACGCCCGCCTGGTGGAAGCTCGAAGGCTCGCAATATGGGATGATGAAGACGTGGCGCATCTCGACGCGCGGCACCTTCATCGACGGCCTCGCTGCGTCGAATGTCACGCTCGGCGACCTGGCGCTCGGCCAGCACTCCTCCATCCGGCTGCGGGTCGGCATCGCCGAAAATGCCGGCCATACCGGCGGCGTCAATATTTTCGGCCGCGGCTTCGGAAATCACGGGCGCGATATCATCATGCGGCTGCATGTGTGA
- a CDS encoding type II toxin-antitoxin system VapC family toxin, giving the protein MIILDTNVISELLTPAPNAAVSKWLGVQPASSVFTTAITEAEILYGLRLLPHGRRRSDLETAILPIFNEDMSGRVLQFDRDAADVYAIIATDRRKAGRPISQFDAQIAAIAISRGASLATRNVSDFEGIGLQIINPWENR; this is encoded by the coding sequence GTGATCATTCTCGATACCAACGTTATTTCGGAACTGCTCACACCCGCACCGAATGCGGCTGTGAGCAAATGGCTGGGTGTACAACCCGCATCATCGGTATTCACGACCGCAATTACCGAAGCAGAAATTTTATATGGCTTGCGCCTCCTTCCTCACGGTCGGCGCCGGAGTGATCTTGAAACGGCAATCCTGCCAATATTCAACGAGGACATGAGCGGCCGCGTCCTGCAATTCGACCGTGACGCGGCAGACGTCTACGCCATCATTGCCACCGATCGCCGTAAGGCTGGCAGGCCGATCAGCCAGTTCGATGCGCAGATCGCAGCCATCGCCATCTCGCGCGGCGCTTCGCTCGCAACGCGCAACGTCTCCGATTTCGAGGGAATTGGCTTGCAAATCATCAATCCGTGGGAAAACCGCTAA
- a CDS encoding plasmid stabilization protein: protein MASMTIRNLDEGLKQRLRVRAATHGRSMEDEARDILRTALAMTEPAARNLADSIRARLQSVGGVELEIPPRQPIRNAPDFDA, encoded by the coding sequence ATGGCCAGCATGACGATCCGCAATCTCGATGAGGGATTGAAGCAGCGGCTGCGCGTGCGCGCCGCGACGCATGGCCGTTCAATGGAAGACGAAGCACGCGATATTCTGCGTACGGCGCTTGCGATGACCGAGCCGGCAGCGCGCAATCTCGCCGATTCTATTCGCGCCCGCTTGCAATCGGTGGGAGGAGTTGAGCTCGAAATTCCGCCCCGGCAGCCGATCCGGAACGCGCCGGACTTTGACGCGTGA
- a CDS encoding cytochrome-c peroxidase, translating into MTTKTFGLMRSGLAVGISAAALCLAILPLRQSSAAVALGVHPGPMSRAEAFARAETLTTLGRKIFSDPSLSASGLQACASCHDPAHAFGPASAKPVETGGKDMRQPGLRAVPTLRYLQAVPSFSEHYYDSEDEGDESVDNGPTGGLTWDGRVDHGGDQAKIPLLSPFEMGNKDAAEVAAKLRKAPYADAIKAAFGETVFDNPEDTFDAAAEALATFEQSGPDFYPYSSRYDAFLAGKATLTAQELRGRQLFEDPAKGNCSSCHLSEPANDGEPPQFSDFGFLSLAAPRNMAIPANSDPNYHDLGLCGPERTDLAGHSEYCGLFRTPTLRNVALKKSFFHNGYFHTLRDVVFFYATRDSDPGLWYPRNADGSVRRYDDLPQAYWANLNQDPPFGRKPGDAPALTDPEIDDIVAFLGTLTDADLQPEASGH; encoded by the coding sequence ATGACGACAAAGACATTCGGGCTCATGCGCTCCGGTCTGGCGGTCGGCATCAGTGCCGCGGCCCTCTGTCTTGCCATTCTGCCGCTGCGGCAAAGCAGCGCGGCGGTCGCCCTCGGCGTGCATCCCGGGCCGATGTCGAGGGCCGAGGCCTTCGCCCGGGCCGAAACGCTGACCACCCTCGGCCGCAAGATATTCTCAGACCCCTCACTCTCGGCCTCGGGGCTGCAGGCCTGCGCCTCCTGCCATGATCCCGCTCACGCCTTCGGCCCGGCCTCGGCCAAGCCGGTCGAGACGGGCGGCAAGGATATGCGCCAGCCGGGCCTGCGCGCCGTGCCGACGCTGCGCTATCTGCAGGCGGTGCCGTCCTTCAGCGAGCATTATTACGATTCCGAGGACGAGGGCGACGAAAGCGTCGACAACGGCCCGACCGGCGGCCTGACCTGGGACGGCCGGGTCGATCACGGCGGCGACCAGGCGAAGATCCCGCTGCTCTCGCCCTTCGAAATGGGCAACAAGGATGCGGCCGAGGTCGCGGCCAAGCTGCGCAAGGCGCCCTATGCCGACGCCATCAAGGCGGCCTTCGGCGAGACGGTGTTCGACAATCCCGAAGACACCTTCGACGCCGCCGCCGAGGCGCTCGCCACCTTCGAGCAGAGCGGCCCGGACTTCTATCCCTATTCCAGCCGCTACGACGCCTTTCTCGCCGGCAAGGCGACGCTGACCGCGCAGGAATTGCGCGGCCGCCAGCTGTTCGAGGATCCCGCAAAGGGCAACTGTTCGAGCTGCCACTTGAGCGAACCCGCCAATGACGGCGAGCCGCCGCAATTTTCCGACTTCGGCTTCCTCAGCCTTGCCGCCCCCCGCAACATGGCGATCCCGGCCAACAGCGACCCCAACTATCACGATCTCGGCCTCTGCGGCCCAGAGCGTACCGACCTTGCCGGACACAGCGAATATTGCGGCCTGTTCCGCACGCCGACGCTGCGCAATGTCGCACTGAAGAAGAGCTTCTTCCACAACGGCTATTTCCACACGCTGCGCGACGTCGTCTTCTTCTATGCGACCCGCGACAGCGATCCCGGCCTCTGGTATCCCAGGAATGCCGACGGCTCGGTGCGCAGGTATGACGACCTGCCGCAAGCCTATTGGGCCAACCTCAACCAGGACCCGCCCTTCGGCCGGAAGCCGGGGGACGCGCCGGCGCTCACCGACCCCGAGATCGACGACATCGTTGCCTTCCTGGGGACGCTGACGGATGCCGATCTGCAGCCCGAGGCAAGCGGGCATTGA
- a CDS encoding acid phosphatase, translating into MKRLKLLNAFCLAGSAMLPLAIVTAADAAPAGYDKIDNIVVIYAENRSFDNLYGGFPGANGLSNVSAEQARQLDRNGQPLAELPPAWGGLTAKGVTPAITEAQSAHLANASFAIDDPKGFAQAPSVITRDLWHRFYQEQMQIDGGKNDKFVAWADSGSLVMGHYDGSILPMWQVAKKYVLADNFFQGAFGGSFLNHFALICACAPYYPDADKSPAKPVIAKVDADSTSLVVADNAPKSALDGAPKFVSDGTLTPDFYAVNTMQPPYQPSANPPAKDGDPGLADPAAATTLPPQHAVTIGDLLSQKGISWAWYSGAWQAALDGKNATPVPNFQFHHQPFNYFANFAPGTPARAEHLKDGGLAGEAFLRDIDAGKLPAVSFYKPQGNLNEHGGYADVSSGDQHLADIVSHLEKSPQWGHMLVIVTYDENGGFWDHVAPPKADRWGPGNRIPAFIISPFAKGGSVDHTQYDTTSIIRLITARYDLPVLPGIVARDKALADNGRPPMGDLTAALDLTH; encoded by the coding sequence GTGAAAAGACTGAAACTTCTCAACGCCTTCTGTCTCGCCGGATCGGCGATGTTGCCGCTCGCGATAGTGACGGCAGCCGATGCCGCGCCCGCCGGTTACGACAAGATCGACAACATCGTCGTCATCTATGCCGAAAACCGCAGCTTCGATAATCTCTACGGCGGCTTTCCCGGCGCCAACGGCCTTTCCAATGTCAGCGCCGAGCAGGCGCGCCAGCTCGACCGAAACGGCCAGCCGCTCGCCGAGCTGCCGCCGGCCTGGGGCGGGCTGACCGCCAAGGGCGTCACGCCTGCCATCACCGAGGCGCAATCGGCTCATCTTGCCAATGCCAGCTTCGCGATCGACGATCCCAAGGGTTTTGCGCAGGCGCCGTCGGTGATCACCCGCGATCTCTGGCACCGTTTCTACCAGGAGCAGATGCAGATCGACGGCGGCAAGAACGACAAGTTCGTCGCCTGGGCCGATTCCGGCAGCCTGGTCATGGGCCATTATGACGGCTCGATCCTGCCGATGTGGCAGGTCGCGAAGAAATACGTCCTTGCCGACAACTTCTTCCAGGGCGCCTTCGGCGGTTCCTTCCTCAACCACTTCGCGCTGATCTGTGCCTGCGCGCCCTATTATCCGGATGCCGACAAGAGCCCGGCCAAGCCGGTGATCGCCAAGGTCGATGCCGACAGCACGTCGCTGGTTGTGGCCGACAACGCCCCGAAGTCGGCGCTGGACGGCGCCCCGAAATTCGTTTCCGACGGCACGCTGACGCCCGATTTCTATGCCGTCAACACCATGCAGCCGCCCTATCAGCCGAGCGCCAATCCGCCGGCCAAGGACGGCGATCCTGGTTTGGCGGACCCTGCCGCGGCGACAACGCTGCCGCCGCAGCATGCGGTGACCATCGGCGACCTGCTGTCGCAGAAGGGCATCAGCTGGGCCTGGTATAGCGGCGCCTGGCAGGCGGCGCTGGACGGCAAGAACGCCACGCCGGTGCCGAACTTCCAGTTCCACCACCAGCCGTTCAACTATTTCGCCAATTTCGCGCCCGGCACGCCGGCGCGCGCCGAACATCTGAAGGATGGCGGCCTTGCCGGCGAGGCCTTCCTCAGGGATATCGACGCAGGTAAGCTGCCGGCCGTTTCCTTCTACAAACCGCAGGGCAACCTCAACGAACATGGCGGTTATGCCGATGTCTCGAGCGGCGACCAGCATCTTGCCGATATCGTCTCGCATCTCGAGAAGAGCCCGCAATGGGGCCATATGCTCGTCATCGTCACCTATGACGAGAATGGCGGCTTCTGGGATCACGTCGCGCCGCCGAAGGCCGATCGCTGGGGCCCGGGCAACCGCATTCCGGCCTTCATTATCTCGCCCTTCGCCAAGGGCGGCAGCGTCGACCACACCCAGTACGACACGACGTCGATCATCCGCCTGATCACCGCGCGCTACGATCTGCCGGTGCTGCCGGGCATCGTCGCCCGCGACAAGGCGCTTGCCGATAACGGCCGTCCGCCGATGGGTGACCTCACCGCCGCACTCGACTTGACGCATTGA